The nucleotide sequence ATAAGTGATTGAATATATTAAATACAACATTAAATGTAGTGGTTTGACTAATTTGTTATCAAGGGAGTAGACCATAAAAATGCCTTTGAGTATACACTGCAAAGCTCTTATTGTGAGCCGGGAGGATACTTGTGTGTTCAATAAAAAGGGCAGCTATAATCTCTCAAACTGCTGAAAATCCACACAGCCATCTGCCAGAGTGCTTCACCACTGAGTATTATTGATGACTGACCTTCCTAAATCCAATCAGGATTCCATTGGGTGACGTTATGCCACCTAGTGGAGGGGAAAATTGCTTCAAGAAACAAGGTGCAAAAGTGCTTTCCATACGGTTTTGGCCTTTGAAAGCACTTTGGCACAAGTAAACGGGGTCTGGAGAGACTGTTAGAAGGTGCTTTAGAAACATGACAATGCACACAACGTTATTAGGCAAGATTAGAGGACTCTTTCTGAACCTCACGTTTCCTCGTTTGTAAATATTGTTTAAATGCAGCAGCCTCCTTTTGGACACAATTGtgttgagaaagaaaaaaacgtTTGCAAGTGCCCTTACTTCCGTGTAGCTACATATTCCTACCGCGCCTGCGCCATCTCCTTGGAGTAGAGGCGGAGCCAGCAAGCCTACTTTAGGAGTCCTCCAATCGTTGGCACGGTTAGAAAAAGACACTCTCAGCTTATTGGAGGCCTAGCTTGCTCTACGGCAGACAGACTCTTTTTACGACATTTTCCGGCTTTCCATCCACTTCGCAGGGAAGATGGCGTCGGGCAGTGGGGTATGTGCTGTGTGTTAACGGGAGATTTGGGGCTTCCCTGGGCGGAATAGAGGCGGACTCTTGCACGGGACTGGCTACCTGACACTCCCTCGCGATCGCAGGGTTGGGGGCGAGAGCCTCCCCTTAAGACGCGGGCGCAGGGCCAGTGGATCGGCGGAGGTCTGGGTTAGGGTCCCGAGGCCACTCCAGGCTCCTTCTACTGGAGGTCCAGGGACCACCTTGGCAACGAGATGCGGTTCCCTTTGTTTTTGTAGAGTTCTGCGTATGATTAGCGACGAATCTTGAGTGCTTTTTTTACCCACAGACGAAAAACTTGGACTTTCGCCGAAAGTGGGACAAAGATGAATACGAGAAGCTCGCCGAGAAGAGGCTCAcggaagagagagaaaagaaggatGGTGGGTGCCTCTAGCAAGAGCCCCGGGGCTTTACAGGCAACGTGATGGGCAGTGTGCGGGGCCTGACTCTTCCCTGCTTGGAGCGCTGCCTCCCTGAGCCTACCTCGGAGCTTCACGCATAGAGTGAGGCCAAGGATGTGGACATGGTTTTTGATATTTCTTTCCAGCGCTGTCGTGGCCCTCTGCTTCCCTGTCCTCTCTTTATTTGGTTCCTTTGGTGCTTTCCGAGTTCAGAAGAAGCTGAGTGGCGGGTACTGCTGTGCGTTACCCCTCTTGGCCACCCCCTTTTCTCTTAAAATTACTTTAAGGAGAGAACCTATCTGGCCCAGTCAAAACCCTCCCAAGTAGTCTGAGAACAGTAGGGGTCTTTATCAGGGCTGTGTGATTGTTTTAGCTAGTACTCAGCAGTACCGTTTCTGTGATGTCATGGAATTGGTGTCCCTTTCCTATACAAAAGTCCCAGTTTAGAAATGTCTGGATTTCTTGTCTGTTTTCAAGTTTGTTACATCCTGCAATTTCACTTTCACAGCACCTTGTACCATCTCCTATTTTTTTATGCAACATGTATGACAGTGTTATGTAAGAGGCACTTCCACAGTGTTGCTTCCGTCCCTCATGATTGTTCTCTTTTGTTTGAAGCAGCTCTCCAAAGCTTCCTTTCTGTGTTATGCTCAGGGTATCTTCTTGAAGCTTAACTTAGCACCCATGCTCGTCTTTCAAAATGTTGCTTTTGGTGCAAACTGCTCCTGTTAATCCAATCATTCAGATAACCAATGATTAGAAAAACATGTTGCTTTCTGACTTTAAAGTGGAGAAAAGCTATGGAAATGTTTGCCTATCCTTTCATCCTATGTTGAAGTTCTGCCTATTGTGTCTCTGATTCCAGGAATCAGAGAAATGGGAGTAGAGTACTGAAGTTTGGGTTTTATGTGTTTCTTGTCCTTTTTGGTTGAGGAATTGTGACATTGAAGGGGTCCCTTCCCCCATTATGTTCCAGGAAAACCAGTGCAGCCTGTCAAGCGGGAGCTGTTGCGGCACAGGGACTACAAGGTGGACCTGGAATCCAAGCTTGGGAAGACAATTGTCATTACCAAGACCACCCCACAatctgagatgggagggtgagTTGCTGTCCCTCTTTCTCTGAAGCCAACAGAAGATCTAATGAACTACATTATTTTTAGGAAGTACTGAGAAAGGCCCCTGGTCCCAGGATAACCACCTTTTCCCTTATAATTCCAAtattagatttgtttttctttttatctccCAAGGTAACAAGATAATGTCTCTAGAAGCAGTCATTCCACAGGTTCCCATTAGCATTGTAACTATTTATTAGCATCTGACAAATAAATTATTTGTTCTCCTGCCAGAAAAGAGAATGTAGAACTACTGAAGACATGTCTCGGGAGAAATCAGCTGGACTAGAATAGAGCCTAGGAGTTGTTGATGGTAAAGAAAGGAGCCTTAGGATTGTGGTTGTTTGGATTGGCTGCCTATGCACCTTCTTCCCTCATCAAGACTATAACTTGGGAGAGGATCCTTCCACAAGAGCTCAGCACTGTTGTAATTCCTTTGTTATCTCCTGCAGTGTAACAAATTGCCCCAACACTTAACAGTTGAAACATCAAATATCTCACAGATCTCTATAGGCAAATAATATCGCTCAAAGCTGCAATCAAAGTGTTGACCAGAACTTCAGTAAGGTTTGAGTGGGCCTGAGGATCTGCCTCCAATCCTTCTCTTAAGACTATTGATTCGAGGCTTTACTAGTCTCTTCTCCGtagggctgctcaccgcaaggcagTTGACTTTACCAGAGCAAATGACTCATGAGGGAGGAACTTAAACAGAAGCTGTGACCTTGTATAACCTTATTTTGAAAGTGATGTACTAACCCTAGTACTTTGTGGGAGAGAAGTGGAGTGTGTGGATACcaggaggcagggaggggctgTCTTGGATGTATGCTACTATACCTTCCCAAGAGCAAAAGCTTTATAAATTAGGTAACTCTTTATGCTAAAATAAATTGAGCATATTTTACCTAAAACTTGATTGAGTCTCTTGATGGAAAACAGTAAGATCCTTACAACCATAGGGGGCCTAAATCCCTTTCTTCCTGTTCGTTAGCTATTACTGCAATGTCTGTGATTGCGTGGTGAAGGACTCCATCAACTTCCTGGATCACATCAACGGAAAGAAACGTAAGGCTTGGAGGGAGTTTGGGACAGTCTGGGAGTGGGTTTGGGAGGTAAGGGAGGGTGGATAGGGTGGTGTTTATTGGTTCCTTTTTGTATGCTTGTGCTTGGGGAATGCTCCAGGTGCTTCCGTACGTATCGTCCTTTTCTTTCTGGAAGCCGTGAGGTGAGATACTGTTTTAGGTTCTCCAGCCTAAACAGTGCTCTTCTACGCCCATTTGCCCTGCTGTTGCCAACTATGCTGCTCAGAAAGGGCAGATGAAAGACTCCCATTTCATTACTAGGGGCTACTGCTGGTGGGAACAGGTGCGTCGTGTCCATGGGAGTTTGTTTCCGTCGTAATTATTTTTGCCGTGTGTTTTCAAGTCAGGAGGACATTGTAATGTCTTCGTCTTTTCCCTTGCTGACC is from Tenrec ecaudatus isolate mTenEca1 chromosome 2, mTenEca1.hap1, whole genome shotgun sequence and encodes:
- the ZMAT2 gene encoding zinc finger matrin-type protein 2; protein product: MASGSGTKNLDFRRKWDKDEYEKLAEKRLTEEREKKDGKPVQPVKRELLRHRDYKVDLESKLGKTIVITKTTPQSEMGGYYCNVCDCVVKDSINFLDHINGKKHQRNLGMSMRVERSTLDQVKKRFEVNKKKMEEKQKDYDFEERMKELREEEEKAKAYKKEKQKEKKRRAEEDLTFEEDDEMAAVMGFSGFGSTKKSY